From the genome of Rhizobacter sp. AJA081-3:
AGGTGAGGCCGGTGGCCGCCAATACAATCAGCGCATTGTATGAAGCACGTGAAGAAGTCCGTCCTGCTGTGGTACTCGCCGCGCGAGATGTACACGCTGGTCACGGCCGTGCCCGATTACCCGAAGTTCCTGCCCTGGTGCGAGCGCGGCGAGGTGCTGGAGCAGCACGACGGCGGCATGACGGCGCGCCTGCACCTGGCCTACGCCGGGGTCCGCCATGCTTTCACGACGCGCAACGCGCACGTCGAGGACGCCAGCGTCCAGGTTGATCTGATCGACGGGCCGTTTTCCTTGCTCGAGGGCCACTGGCAATTCAACCCGCTGGCGATGCCGGGCGACGATGCGGCGCAGGCCTGCCGCATCGAGTTCGAGATGCGCTACGCATTCAGCAGCATGCCGCTCGAGGCCGTGCTCAGCCCGGTGTTCGACCGTGTTGCCAACACCTTCGTCGATTCCTTCGTGCGCCGCGCCGAGCAGGTCTATGGCCCGCGCTGAGGCGGTTCGTGTCAGCGTGGCCTTCAGCCCGCAAGCACGCGTCGTCGACGAGACCGAACTGAGCCTGCCCGCCGGCGCGACGCTTGCCGATGCGATCCGCGCCAGTGGCGTGCTCGACCGGCATCCGGATCTGGACCTCACTCAGGCGAAGTTCGGCATCTGGGGGCGCGCGCAGGCGCCTGACACCATGCTGCGCGAGCGCGACAGGGTAGAGGTGTATCGGGCGCTGCAGGTGGATCCGAAGGAAGCCCGGCGGCTGCGCTACCGCAAGGTGGGCCAGCGCGGGCAGGCGAAGCTGCGCGGCTGACGACGGCTTACTTCGCGCAGTCGCTGGCGACCATGTCGCGGGCGCGCTTCATTTCGTCTTCGCGCATCTTGTCGTCGAGGATCTCGCGCTCGCCCTTCTCGTTGACACGGGCCATGCGCATGCCGCTTTCGAGCGAACGCATCTGCTCTCGCGCCCGCTTGCAGTTGTCCGCCTTGGCGGCGGCGATGCGCTGCTCGTCGGCCTTCTGCTTCTCGGCCTGCTCCTGCTCGGCCTTCTTGCGCTTGGCTTCGAGTTCGGGCTCCTGCGCCTTGGGATTGAGCAGCGGGGCGGATGCCGCCGAAGCGGCTGCCGCGGCGGCGACCGGGGCGCCGCGCAGGGCGGTGTTGCCGGGGCGCTGAAGGATGTCCCTGTCGGCCACGCCGGGCGGCGGCGGCAGATCGCTGTACTGGATCTGGCCGTTGGTGCCGCGCCACTTCCATTGCGCAGCCGCCGGCAGCGCGAACGTGGCGCCGAGCAGGGCGAGTGACAGGACAACGAGGCTACGGCGCATGGCGAAGTGAGGCAATGGCATCAGCCTTGCAGTTTACCGGCGCACCGCCGGCGTCAAGTGTCGATTCCGTCACAAAGCGTGGCTTCGTGCACGGTCCGTATAATTCCCTTTTGCGTCTGGAGCTTTCCTCATGCGCCTTCTCGGCAAAGCGCTCACCTTCGACGATGTGTTGTTGGTGCCCGCCTTCTCCCAGGTCCTGCCGCGCGACACCTCGCTCGCCACCCGCCTTTCCCGAAACATCCGCCTGAACCTGCCGCTGGTGTCCGCCGCGATGGACACCGTCACCGAGGCGCGCCTGGCGATCGCCATCGCCCAGGAGGGTGGCATCGGCATCGTGCACAAGAACCTGTCGCCGATGCAGCAGGCCGCCGAGGTCGCGCGCGTCAAGCGCTACGAGTCGGGCCTGCTGAAGGACCCGATCACCATCTCGCCCGGCGTGCCCGTGCGCCACGTGATGGAGCTGTCCAAGCAGCACGGCATCTCCGGCTTCCCGGTGGTGGAAGACGGGCGCGTGGTCGGTATCGTCACCAATCGCGACCTGCGCTTCGAGACCCGGCTTGACGTCCCGGTGCGCGAGATCATGACGCCGCGAGAGCGGCTCATCACGGTGCGCGAAGGTGCTTCGCTGGCGGACGGCAAGGCGCTGATGCACAAGCACAAGCTCGAGCGTGTGCTGGTCGTCAACGAGGCCTTCGAGCTGCGCGGCCTGATGACGGTGAAAGACATCACCAAGCAGACCAGCTTCCCGAATGCCGCGCGCGATGCCTGGGGCAAGCTGCGCGTGGGCGCCGCGGTCGGCGTGGGAGAGGGCACCGAGGAGCGCGTCGACTTGCTGGCCAAGGCCGGCGTCGACGTGCTCGTGGTCGACACCGCACACGGCCACAGCGCCGGCGTGATCGAACGCGTGCGCTGGGTGAAGCAGAATTACCCGCAGGTCGACGTGATCGGCGGCAACATCGCCACCGGCGCCGCCGCGCTGGCGCTGGCCGAGGCCGGCGCCGACGGCGTGAAGGTCGGCATCGGCCCCGGATCCATCTGCACCACGCGCATCGTCGCGGGTGTCGGTGTGCCGCAGATCACCGCGATCGAGAACGTCGCCAAGGCGCTGGCCGGCTCCGACGTGCCGCTGATCGCCGACGGCGGCATCCGCTACTCGGGCGACGTGGCCAAGGCGATCGCCGCGGGCGCGCACACCGTGATGATGGGCGGCGTGTTCGCCGGCACCGAAGAGGCGCCGGGCGAGATCGTGCTGTTCCAGGGCCGCAGCTACAAGAGCTACCGTGGCATGGGCTCGATCGGCGCGATGCAGCAGGGCAGCGCCGACCGCTACTTCCAGGACAACACGGGTGCGAATCCGAACGCGGACAAGCTTGTGCCCGAAGGCATCGAGGGCCGCGTGCCCTACAAGGGCTCGATGGTCACCATCGTCTTCCAGATGGCCGGTGGCCTGCGCGCCTCGATGGGCTACTGCGGTTGCGCGAGCATCGAAGACATGCGCAGCAAGGCCGAGTTCGTCGAGATCACTTCCGCCGGCATTCGCGAGAGCCACGTCCACGACGTGCAGATCACGAAAGAAGCGCCGAACTACCGGATGGAGTGAAGCCCACCGTGACCGAACCCACAGCGGCCGCACCGGCCGCGGGGCATCGCCAGGCGGCGATGCCCTTCATCATGCTGACGGTGCTGATCGACATGCTGTCGGTCGGCCTCATCATCCCCGTGCTGCCCACGCTGGTGGGCCGCTTCACGGCCTCGCCGTCGGAGCAGGTGTTCTGGTACGGCGTGATCGCCTTCACCTACGGCTTCGCGCAGTTCATTGCCTCGCCGATCCTCGGCGCGCTGTCCGACCGTTACGGCCGGCGCCCGGTGCTGCTGCTGGGCTTCTGCGGTCTGGCCATCAATTTTTTCGTGACTGCGATCGCCGGCGCGATCTGGACACTGATCGCCTCACGGCTGATCGGCGGCGCGATGCAGGCCAATGCGGCGGTGGCCAACGCCTACGTGGCCGACATCAGCTCGCCGGAAGAGCGCGCCAAGCGCTTCGGCATGCTCGGCGCGATGTTCGGCATCGGCTTCATGCTCGGTCCGGTGCTCGGCGGCATCCTCGGCGCGATCGACCTGCAACTGCCGTTCTTCGTCGCCGGCACGCTGGCGCTGGCGAACCTGGTCTACGGCTGGCTGGTGCTGCCGGAGTCGCTGCCGCCGGAGCGTCGCCGTCCGGTGCAGGCCAAGTCGCTGAACCCGTTCGCGTCGCTGCGCGACCTGGCCCGGCTCAAGGGCGTGGGCCTGCTGGTCGCGGTGATCGCCTGCAGCGGGCTGGCGCAGTTCGTCCTCTACTCGGTGTGGGTGCTGCACGGCAGCTTCAAGTTCGGCTGGGGGCCGCGCGAGAGCGGCTGGTCGCTGTTCGTCATCGGCGTGATGTCGGTGCTGGTTCAGGGCTTCCTGCTCGGCAAGCTGCTCAAGGTGTTCACGCCGCAGCGCCTGGCCATCCTCGGCCTGATGTCGTCGACGGTCGCCTACCTGCTGTGGGGCGCGGCGTCGCAAAGCTGGATGGTCTACGCGGTGATCGTCGTCAACGTGTTCGGCTTCACCACCGCCTCGGCCATCCAGAGCATCGTGTCCACCGCGGCCAATGCCAGCCAGCAGGGCGAAGCGATGGGCGCCGTCAGTTCGCTGAACAGCCTGATGGCCGTGCTCGCGCCGATGATCGCCACGCCGCTGCTCGGCGCTTTCTCGCACCATCCACAGGGCGACTGGCGCATCGGTGCGCCGCTGTACTTCTGCGCCGCGCTGCAGGGCGTGTCGCTGCTGCTGGCCTGGCTGCACTTCCGCTCGGCCGGTCGGGCTCAGCCCGGCCTTCCGGCCGCGCCCGCTTCCTCCTGATCCGCCTTCTGTCATGCACGACAAGATCCTCATCCTCGACTTCGGCTCCCAGGTCACGCAACTGATCGCGCGGCGCGTGCGCGAGGCTCACGTGTACTGCGAGATCCATCCGAACGACGTCTCGGACGCGTTCATCCGCGAGTTCGCGCCCAAGGGCATCATCCTGTCGGGCAGCCATGCCAGCACCTACGAGGAGCACGACCTGCGCGCCCCGCAGGCGGTGTGGGACCTGGGCGTGCCGGTGCTGGGCATCTGCTACGGCATGTTCACCATGACCGTGCAGCAGGGCGGCAAGGTCGAGGCGAGCGCGCACCGCGAGTTCGGTTATGCCGAGGTGCGTGCCCATGGCCACACCAAGCTGCTCGAAGGCATCCAGGACTTCACCACGCCCGAAGGCCACGGCATGCTCAAGGTCTGGATGAGCCACGGCGACAAGGTCACCGAACTGCCGCCCGGCTTCAAGCTGATGGCGTCCACGCCGAGCTGCCCGGTCGCCGGCATGGCCGACGAAGCACGCGGCTACTACGCGGTGCAATTCCACCCCGAGGTGACGCACACGGTGCAGGGCCGGGCGCTGCTCGAGCGCTTCGTGCTGCAGATCGCCAAGGCGAAGCCCGACTGGATCATGCGCGACCACATCGCCGAGGCCGTGGTGCGTATCCGCGAGCAGGTGGGCGACGAGGAGGTGATCCTCGGCCTGTCCGGCGGTGTCGATTCGAGCGTGGCCGCGGCGCTGATCCACCGCGCCATCGGCGAGC
Proteins encoded in this window:
- a CDS encoding type II toxin-antitoxin system RatA family toxin, with protein sequence MKHVKKSVLLWYSPREMYTLVTAVPDYPKFLPWCERGEVLEQHDGGMTARLHLAYAGVRHAFTTRNAHVEDASVQVDLIDGPFSLLEGHWQFNPLAMPGDDAAQACRIEFEMRYAFSSMPLEAVLSPVFDRVANTFVDSFVRRAEQVYGPR
- a CDS encoding RnfH family protein, giving the protein MAFSPQARVVDETELSLPAGATLADAIRASGVLDRHPDLDLTQAKFGIWGRAQAPDTMLRERDRVEVYRALQVDPKEARRLRYRKVGQRGQAKLRG
- a CDS encoding DUF4124 domain-containing protein — protein: MRRSLVVLSLALLGATFALPAAAQWKWRGTNGQIQYSDLPPPPGVADRDILQRPGNTALRGAPVAAAAAASAASAPLLNPKAQEPELEAKRKKAEQEQAEKQKADEQRIAAAKADNCKRAREQMRSLESGMRMARVNEKGEREILDDKMREDEMKRARDMVASDCAK
- the guaB gene encoding IMP dehydrogenase, whose amino-acid sequence is MRLLGKALTFDDVLLVPAFSQVLPRDTSLATRLSRNIRLNLPLVSAAMDTVTEARLAIAIAQEGGIGIVHKNLSPMQQAAEVARVKRYESGLLKDPITISPGVPVRHVMELSKQHGISGFPVVEDGRVVGIVTNRDLRFETRLDVPVREIMTPRERLITVREGASLADGKALMHKHKLERVLVVNEAFELRGLMTVKDITKQTSFPNAARDAWGKLRVGAAVGVGEGTEERVDLLAKAGVDVLVVDTAHGHSAGVIERVRWVKQNYPQVDVIGGNIATGAAALALAEAGADGVKVGIGPGSICTTRIVAGVGVPQITAIENVAKALAGSDVPLIADGGIRYSGDVAKAIAAGAHTVMMGGVFAGTEEAPGEIVLFQGRSYKSYRGMGSIGAMQQGSADRYFQDNTGANPNADKLVPEGIEGRVPYKGSMVTIVFQMAGGLRASMGYCGCASIEDMRSKAEFVEITSAGIRESHVHDVQITKEAPNYRME
- a CDS encoding MFS transporter; translated protein: MTEPTAAAPAAGHRQAAMPFIMLTVLIDMLSVGLIIPVLPTLVGRFTASPSEQVFWYGVIAFTYGFAQFIASPILGALSDRYGRRPVLLLGFCGLAINFFVTAIAGAIWTLIASRLIGGAMQANAAVANAYVADISSPEERAKRFGMLGAMFGIGFMLGPVLGGILGAIDLQLPFFVAGTLALANLVYGWLVLPESLPPERRRPVQAKSLNPFASLRDLARLKGVGLLVAVIACSGLAQFVLYSVWVLHGSFKFGWGPRESGWSLFVIGVMSVLVQGFLLGKLLKVFTPQRLAILGLMSSTVAYLLWGAASQSWMVYAVIVVNVFGFTTASAIQSIVSTAANASQQGEAMGAVSSLNSLMAVLAPMIATPLLGAFSHHPQGDWRIGAPLYFCAALQGVSLLLAWLHFRSAGRAQPGLPAAPASS